From the genome of Hymenobacter gelipurpurascens:
CGCTGGCTACGCTGGGCGTGGTCAACTACTCGCCTCAGCTGATTGAGGTTCTGATTCCTATCACTATCCTGATTACCTGCGTGGCCAATTTGTGGCAAGCCAGTAGGCCAGTCAGTCGGCCCAGCCCCAACCGCCGCGAGCCCGCCAGCCGGGTTTTCCTGACGCTTCCGAACCTTCTGGCTGCTATGTTTGGCCTGATTCATGGCCTCGGCTTTTCCAGTTACCTGCGTGAGCTGCTAGGCCACCAGAGCCGCCCCGTACTGGAGCTGCTGGCCTTCAATGTGGGCGTAGAGCTCGGCCAGTTGCTCATTGTGAGCCTGATTCTGGTTGTGGGCTTCATAGTGCTACGCATCTTCGGGGCCGCCCGCCGCGACTGGCTGCTTGTAACCACCGGCGCCGCTCTGGGCATTGCTCTCACGCTACTGGTGAAATAGTGAAGTGGCCTAGGCCTGGCATGGCGAGCAGCGCGAAGCACCAGAAGCAGCTCTGCACCATTTCACAAATTCACAATTTCATCTCTTCGCCACGCAACTCCGCTAGGCCAGTTGGTGTCTTTCGCGGCACGCGAGGATAAGCGGCGCTAGGCCAGTATCTTCGCTTTTGTAAGGCGTCTTTCACTCCCCTTTTGCAACCTATGTTGAAACCTACTCTGCTGGCCGCTGGGCTGGTGGCTTTGCTGGCCGCTCCGGCGCTGGCACAGAACACCAATTCCGGCACCGACAAATTTGCCCAGCTCGGCCAGGAGCTGCCCACGCCCAACACGTACCGCACCGCCTCAGGCGCGCCGGGCCGCGACTACTGGCAGCAACGCGCCGACTACAATATCAAAGTGACGCTTAATGATGCCGACCAGAGCATCAGCGGCACCGAGGATATTACCTACACCAACCTCTCGCCCGACAAGCTCACGTATCTGTGGCTGCAGCTCGACGCCAACATCTACGACCCCAAGTCGATGACGGCGTCCACGCAAACGGCCGAGCTGAAGGATAAGATGTCGTTTCAGACGCTGGAGTACCTGGAGCGCACCAGCTTCGACGGCTCGTTCAAGATCGACGACATCCGGATGAAGGGCGGCAACAAGCAGCTTGCCCACACCATCAACTACACCATGATGCGCGTGGACCTGCCCCAGACGCTGGCCCCCAAGCAGTCCGTTACGTTCACGGTGAAGTGGCACTACACCGTTAATGACCAGAAGAAGACGGGTGGCCGCTCTGGCTACGAGTACTTCGAGCAGGACAAGAACTACCTCTACGAAATTGCCCAGTTCTACCCCCGCATGGCCGTCTACGACGACGTGAACGGGTGGCAGCACAAGCAGTTCCTAGGCCAGGGTGAATTCACGCTGCCCTTCGGCGACTACAAAGTGGCCATTACGGCTCCCGCCGACCACGTAGTAGGCGCCACCGGTACCCTGCAGAACCCCGACCAGGTGCTGACCTCTACGCAGCGCAAGCGCTTCGATCAGGCCAAAGCTTCCTCGAAGCCTGTGGTGATTGTGACCCAGGACGAGGCTACGAAAGCCGAGCAAGGCCGCGCTAAGGGCACCAAAACGTGGGTGTACGACGCCAAAAACGTGCGTGACTTCGCTTGGGCTTCTTCGCGGAAGTTCATCTGGGATGCTATGGGCTTGAAAGTGGAAGGCAAGCCCGTCGTGGCTATGTCGTACTACCCGAAAGAGGCTAACCCGCTGTGGGGCCAGTACTCTA
Proteins encoded in this window:
- a CDS encoding HupE/UreJ family protein, translating into MSVFQTYLQLGFLHIFNLGAYDHMVFLLALCAPYVLRDWRPVVALVTSFTVGHSLTLALATLGVVNYSPQLIEVLIPITILITCVANLWQASRPVSRPSPNRREPASRVFLTLPNLLAAMFGLIHGLGFSSYLRELLGHQSRPVLELLAFNVGVELGQLLIVSLILVVGFIVLRIFGAARRDWLLVTTGAALGIALTLLVK